From Pulveribacter suum, a single genomic window includes:
- the rnhA gene encoding ribonuclease HI, whose protein sequence is MTEVVIYTDGACKGNPGPGGWGVVLRAGALEKELFGGELDTTNNRMELMAVIQALMALKRPCRVQLYLDSQYVRQGITSWIHGWKKKGWRTAAGQPVKNAELWRQLDGLAHDAGHAIDWHWVRGHAGDPGNERADALANRGVDQVLAA, encoded by the coding sequence TTGACCGAGGTGGTGATCTATACCGATGGCGCCTGCAAAGGCAACCCTGGCCCCGGCGGCTGGGGCGTGGTGCTGCGCGCGGGCGCGCTGGAAAAGGAGCTGTTTGGCGGCGAGCTGGACACTACCAACAACCGCATGGAGCTGATGGCCGTCATCCAGGCGCTGATGGCGCTCAAGCGGCCCTGCCGGGTGCAGCTGTACCTGGACAGCCAGTACGTGCGCCAGGGCATCACGTCCTGGATCCATGGCTGGAAGAAAAAGGGCTGGCGCACTGCCGCCGGGCAGCCGGTGAAGAACGCCGAGCTGTGGCGCCAGCTGGATGGCCTGGCCCACGACGCCGGCCATGCCATCGACTGGCACTGGGTGCGCGGCCACGCGGGCGACCCCGGCAACGAGCGCGCCGACGCGCTGGCCAACCGGGGCGTGGATCAGGTGCTGGCGGCTTAA
- a CDS encoding transglycosylase SLT domain-containing protein — protein sequence MRFLHLLMLASLLWLAGCATTGTPGETTAPTESAHTPLYPSGPLRPIMTGATGSLAVAGIDAPADLWDRIRRGFAMPDLQGEQVSEREQWYASRPDYMQRMTERSRKYLFHIVEELERRGMPTELALLPYIESAFNPQAVSSAKAAGMWQFMPATGTYFDLKQNAFRDDRRDVLASTRAALDYLQKLYGMFGDWHLALAAYNWGEGSVARAIAKNEKLGLGTTYPELNMPAETRMYVPKLQAVKNIVADPDRFGAELPLIDNHPYFQSVEITRDIDVALVASLAGIREEDFRALNPSLHKPVILAAGMPQILLPWDNAQVFRRNLQAHSEGQYASWTVWSVPTNMSVTAAAQHAGMSEADLRQVNGIPPRMLIKAGSALMVPRAATTRQDVSSHLADNGQIAFTPEIVTRRTTVRAGKRGETVAAIAQRYKVSAADVADWNDVKTGSRFKGGESVVMYLPVRLASTSLARTSPRQPVAPAAKVASKAAKGPAVKTATAAARPAGKTRVQPRHR from the coding sequence ATGAGATTCCTGCACCTGTTGATGCTTGCCAGCCTGTTGTGGCTGGCGGGCTGCGCCACCACCGGCACCCCCGGCGAAACCACCGCCCCCACCGAGTCGGCCCACACCCCGCTCTATCCGTCGGGCCCGCTGCGCCCGATCATGACGGGCGCGACCGGTTCCCTGGCCGTCGCGGGCATCGACGCCCCGGCCGACCTGTGGGACCGCATCCGCCGCGGCTTTGCCATGCCCGACCTGCAGGGCGAGCAGGTATCGGAGCGCGAGCAGTGGTACGCCAGCCGCCCCGACTACATGCAGCGCATGACCGAGCGCTCGCGCAAGTACCTGTTTCACATCGTCGAGGAGCTGGAGCGCCGCGGCATGCCGACCGAGCTGGCGCTGCTGCCCTACATCGAGAGCGCCTTCAACCCGCAGGCCGTCTCCAGTGCCAAGGCCGCCGGCATGTGGCAGTTCATGCCAGCCACCGGCACCTATTTCGATCTGAAGCAAAACGCCTTCCGCGACGACCGGCGCGACGTGCTGGCCTCCACCCGCGCGGCGCTGGACTACCTGCAAAAGCTCTACGGCATGTTTGGCGACTGGCACCTGGCCCTGGCCGCCTACAACTGGGGCGAAGGCAGCGTGGCGCGCGCCATCGCCAAGAACGAAAAGCTGGGCCTGGGCACCACCTACCCCGAGCTGAACATGCCGGCCGAGACGCGCATGTATGTGCCCAAGCTGCAGGCGGTGAAGAACATCGTGGCCGACCCGGACCGTTTCGGCGCCGAGCTGCCGCTGATCGACAACCACCCCTACTTCCAGAGCGTGGAGATCACCCGCGACATCGACGTGGCGCTGGTGGCCAGCCTGGCCGGCATCCGCGAGGAGGACTTCCGCGCCCTCAACCCCTCGCTGCACAAGCCCGTGATCCTGGCCGCCGGCATGCCGCAGATCCTGCTGCCCTGGGACAACGCGCAGGTCTTCCGGCGCAACCTGCAGGCGCACAGCGAAGGCCAGTACGCCAGCTGGACGGTCTGGTCCGTGCCCACCAACATGAGCGTGACCGCCGCCGCGCAGCACGCCGGCATGAGCGAGGCCGACCTGCGCCAGGTCAACGGCATTCCGCCGCGCATGCTGATCAAGGCCGGCTCGGCCCTCATGGTGCCGCGGGCTGCCACCACGCGCCAGGATGTGTCCAGCCACCTGGCGGACAACGGCCAGATCGCCTTCACGCCCGAGATCGTCACGCGCCGCACCACCGTGCGCGCGGGCAAGCGCGGCGAGACGGTGGCGGCCATCGCCCAGCGCTACAAGGTGAGCGCCGCCGACGTGGCCGACTGGAACGATGTGAAGACCGGCAGCCGCTTCAAGGGCGGCGAATCCGTGGTCATGTACCTGCCCGTGCGCCTGGCGTCCACCTCGCTGGCGCGCACCAGTCCGCGGCAGCCGGTGGCGCCGGCCGCCAAGGTGGCCTCCAAGGCCGCCAAGGGCCCGGCCGTGAAAACGGCAACGGCCGCCGCCCGCCCGGCCGGCAAGACGCGCGTGCAGCCGCGCCACCGCTAA
- a CDS encoding DUF1810 domain-containing protein, translating into MNFTNAHNDASLARFVQAQARDYVQALAELRAGHKRTHWIWYVLPQLRGLGRSSTAQFYGLAGRAEAAAYAAHPLLGPRLVQCVQALLAHPERTAQQMLGEVDAMKLRSCLTLFAAVAPQHGEFAQALQVFFGGRPDTATLQLLADT; encoded by the coding sequence ATGAACTTTACTAATGCGCACAATGACGCGTCGCTCGCGCGCTTCGTGCAGGCGCAGGCGCGCGACTACGTCCAGGCGCTGGCCGAGCTGCGCGCCGGCCACAAGCGCACGCACTGGATCTGGTACGTGCTGCCGCAGCTGCGCGGCCTGGGGCGCAGCAGCACGGCGCAGTTCTACGGCCTGGCGGGCCGCGCCGAGGCGGCGGCCTACGCCGCGCACCCGCTGCTCGGCCCGCGGCTGGTGCAGTGCGTGCAGGCCCTGCTGGCCCACCCCGAGCGCACGGCGCAGCAAATGCTGGGCGAGGTGGACGCGATGAAGCTGCGTTCGTGCCTCACGCTGTTTGCCGCAGTGGCGCCGCAGCACGGCGAGTTCGCGCAGGCGCTGCAGGTGTTTTTTGGCGGCCGGCCCGACACTGCCACGCTGCAGCTGCTGGCCGATACGTAG
- a CDS encoding aldehyde dehydrogenase family protein: protein MQLHYIANAGIASTSGRTIAVIDPSDGQPFEEIQRGTAEDIDAAVHAARQCFDSVYSRMAPVERGRLLARLSALVAEHADELAALEQRDCGKPTRQARADALALARYFEFYAGACDKLHGETIPYADGYSVLTWREPHGVTGHIVPWNYPMQIFGRCVGAALAAGNVCVVKPAEDACLSLLRVAQLAAEAGFPAGALNIVTGYGHEVGDALARHPGIQHISFTGSPHVGTLIQQAAAERHCPVTLELGGKSPQIVFADADLDAAVPSIVNAIIQNAGQTCSAGSRVLIDALIYEPLLQRLGRAFEALRVGPAAMDLDLGPLIRQSQQQRVWDFLSDAQVAGIPLVAQGTVVDEAPDTGFYQAPALLRDVPPGHRLAQEEVFGPVLVAMPFEGEDHAVQLANGTPYGLVAGVWTRDGARQLRMARRVAAGQVFINNYGAAGGVELPFGGVKSSGHGREKGFEALYGFTTLKTVAIRHG from the coding sequence ATGCAGCTGCACTACATCGCCAACGCGGGCATCGCCTCCACCTCGGGCCGCACCATTGCCGTGATCGACCCGTCCGACGGCCAGCCCTTCGAGGAGATCCAGCGCGGCACGGCCGAGGACATCGACGCCGCCGTGCACGCCGCGCGCCAGTGTTTCGACAGCGTCTATAGCCGCATGGCCCCGGTCGAGCGCGGCCGCCTGCTGGCACGCCTGTCCGCTCTGGTGGCCGAGCACGCGGACGAACTGGCCGCCCTGGAGCAGCGCGACTGCGGCAAGCCCACGCGGCAGGCGCGCGCCGATGCCCTGGCCCTGGCGCGCTATTTCGAGTTCTACGCCGGCGCCTGCGACAAGCTGCACGGCGAGACCATCCCCTATGCCGACGGCTACAGCGTGCTGACCTGGCGCGAGCCCCACGGCGTCACGGGCCACATCGTGCCGTGGAACTACCCGATGCAGATCTTCGGACGCTGCGTGGGCGCGGCCCTGGCCGCCGGCAATGTCTGCGTGGTCAAACCGGCCGAGGACGCCTGCCTGTCGCTGCTGCGCGTGGCCCAGCTGGCCGCCGAGGCCGGCTTTCCCGCGGGCGCGCTGAACATCGTCACCGGCTACGGCCACGAGGTGGGCGACGCCCTGGCGCGCCACCCGGGCATCCAGCACATCAGCTTCACCGGCAGCCCGCACGTGGGCACGCTGATCCAGCAGGCCGCCGCCGAGCGCCACTGCCCGGTGACGCTGGAGCTCGGCGGCAAAAGCCCGCAGATCGTCTTTGCCGACGCCGACCTGGACGCTGCCGTGCCGTCCATCGTCAACGCCATCATCCAGAACGCGGGCCAAACGTGCTCGGCCGGCTCGCGCGTGCTCATCGACGCGCTGATCTACGAGCCGCTGCTGCAGCGGCTGGGCCGCGCCTTCGAGGCCCTGCGCGTGGGCCCGGCCGCCATGGACTTGGACCTGGGGCCACTCATCCGCCAGAGCCAGCAGCAGCGCGTGTGGGATTTCCTGTCCGACGCGCAGGTCGCCGGCATCCCGCTGGTAGCCCAGGGCACCGTGGTGGACGAGGCGCCCGACACGGGCTTCTACCAGGCCCCCGCCCTGCTGCGCGACGTGCCGCCCGGCCATCGGCTGGCGCAGGAAGAAGTCTTCGGCCCGGTGCTGGTCGCCATGCCTTTCGAAGGCGAAGACCATGCCGTCCAGCTGGCCAACGGCACGCCCTACGGCCTGGTGGCCGGCGTGTGGACACGCGACGGCGCGCGCCAGCTGCGCATGGCCCGGCGCGTGGCCGCAGGCCAGGTGTTCATCAACAACTACGGCGCGGCCGGCGGAGTGGAGCTGCCCTTTGGCGGCGTGAAATCCAGCGGCCATGGGCGCGAGAAGGGCTTCGAGGCGCTGTACGGCTTCACCACGCTGAAGACCGTGGCCATCCGCCACGGCTGA
- the gloB gene encoding hydroxyacylglutathione hydrolase codes for MKLLPLPAFADNYIWMLQSARSAVVVDPGDAAPVLQALRSTGLPLEAILVTHHHGDHTGGVAELRQATGAAVYGPATESIPLPATRVRGGDTLAVLGLRFAVIDVPGHTAGHIAYYCEDAPGGPLLLCGDTLFSGGCGRLFEGTPAQMLASLERLGGLPDDTRVCCAHEYTLSNLQFAQAVEPSSAAVLQHILHCRSLRERGQPTLPSQLALERQINPFLRTHVPAVAEAARGFDPGVDPASPVSVFAALRQWKNEFR; via the coding sequence ATGAAGTTGCTGCCGCTGCCCGCCTTTGCCGACAACTACATCTGGATGCTGCAAAGCGCCCGGAGCGCCGTCGTGGTGGATCCCGGAGATGCCGCGCCGGTGCTGCAGGCCCTGCGCAGCACCGGTCTGCCGCTGGAGGCGATTTTAGTCACCCACCACCACGGCGATCACACCGGCGGCGTGGCCGAGCTGCGCCAGGCTACGGGGGCCGCCGTTTATGGCCCGGCCACAGAAAGCATCCCTTTGCCGGCCACTCGCGTGCGCGGCGGCGACACCCTCGCCGTACTGGGCCTGCGCTTTGCCGTGATCGACGTGCCGGGCCACACGGCCGGCCACATTGCCTACTACTGCGAAGACGCGCCCGGCGGGCCGCTGCTATTGTGTGGCGACACGCTGTTTTCTGGCGGCTGCGGCCGCCTGTTCGAGGGCACGCCGGCGCAAATGCTGGCCTCGCTGGAGCGCCTGGGCGGCTTGCCAGACGACACCCGCGTTTGCTGCGCGCACGAGTACACCCTGTCCAACCTGCAATTTGCCCAGGCGGTGGAACCTTCCAGCGCCGCCGTGCTCCAGCACATCCTGCACTGCCGCAGCCTGCGCGAGCGGGGCCAGCCCACCCTGCCCTCGCAGCTGGCGCTGGAGCGGCAGATCAATCCTTTCCTGCGCACCCACGTGCCGGCCGTGGCCGAGGCTGCCCGGGGTTTCGACCCCGGCGTGGACCCCGCGTCGCCCGTGTCCGTCTTCGCGGCGCTGCGCCAATGGAAGAACGAGTTCCGATGA
- the mobA gene encoding molybdenum cofactor guanylyltransferase MobA, translating to MQPAVAHDITALVLAGGRGTRMGGADKGLQPFRGQPLALHAARRVQPQVAGVMLNANRHLDIYGNWGLPVWPDDAQGAFAGPLAGFATGLAHCPTPWLLALPCDTPLFPADLAARLAAAAHEARAPIAMAAAPEAPDGGGPPQLRTHAVFCLMHVSLRADLQAFVQSGGRRVQQWSARHGCAIAAFDRPGDAPQAFANANTLEQLQALESLAPG from the coding sequence ATGCAGCCGGCCGTTGCCCACGACATCACCGCCCTGGTCTTGGCCGGCGGCCGCGGCACGCGCATGGGCGGTGCCGACAAGGGCCTGCAGCCCTTTCGCGGCCAGCCCCTGGCGCTACACGCTGCGCGCCGCGTGCAGCCACAGGTAGCGGGCGTGATGCTGAATGCCAACCGGCACCTGGACATTTACGGCAACTGGGGCCTGCCGGTATGGCCCGACGACGCCCAGGGCGCGTTTGCCGGCCCCCTGGCCGGCTTTGCCACCGGGCTGGCGCACTGCCCCACGCCGTGGCTGCTCGCCTTGCCGTGCGATACACCGCTGTTTCCTGCCGACCTGGCTGCGCGCCTGGCCGCCGCCGCGCATGAGGCCCGCGCGCCCATCGCCATGGCCGCCGCACCCGAAGCCCCGGACGGCGGCGGCCCGCCGCAGCTGCGCACCCACGCCGTGTTCTGCCTGATGCACGTGTCGCTGCGGGCCGATCTGCAGGCCTTTGTGCAATCCGGCGGGCGGCGCGTGCAGCAGTGGAGCGCCCGCCACGGCTGCGCCATCGCGGCCTTCGACCGGCCGGGCGATGCGCCCCAGGCGTTTGCCAACGCCAACACGCTGGAGCAGCTGCAGGCGCTGGAAAGTCTGGCGCCTGGCTGA
- a CDS encoding ABC transporter substrate-binding protein, whose protein sequence is MSALDLSRRQWLRHWSRLGALAALPATVSAVPLEPQVPLRIAVGAQGTLYHLPLLVAQALGYFQAEGLAVQIVDHSAGAQAVRTLMVGGADVCCGGYEHVVRGQLQGNDWRSLVLLARSPQLALMAQARLGSGSQLARVRDLRVGVTAPGSSTHYLASLWLQGAGVATEKVQFVAVGSGAGAVEALRLSRVHALCHADPVLTLLEQRARVRVLADTRSLTSSAQLYGGTMPGGCLFAPQGFAQRRPGQAQALANSMVRALRWLQTASPADLARLVPKAWLLGDRSAYLTAFEKVRDTLSPDGLMPADGPATALRAVERMQPQATAPTRVLLEKTFSDSWARRAREKLEQV, encoded by the coding sequence ATGTCTGCCCTCGATCTTTCCCGTCGCCAATGGCTGCGCCATTGGTCCCGCCTGGGCGCGCTGGCCGCGCTGCCCGCCACCGTGTCTGCCGTTCCTTTGGAGCCCCAGGTCCCGCTGCGCATCGCCGTCGGCGCGCAGGGCACGCTGTACCACCTGCCGCTGCTGGTGGCGCAGGCGCTGGGCTACTTTCAGGCGGAAGGGCTGGCCGTGCAGATCGTGGACCACTCCGCAGGTGCGCAGGCGGTGCGCACCCTCATGGTGGGTGGCGCAGACGTGTGCTGCGGCGGCTACGAGCACGTGGTGCGCGGGCAGCTGCAGGGCAATGACTGGCGCAGCCTGGTGCTGCTGGCACGCTCGCCGCAGCTGGCCCTGATGGCGCAGGCACGCCTGGGCTCGGGCAGCCAGCTGGCCCGCGTGCGCGACCTGCGCGTGGGTGTCACGGCGCCGGGCTCGTCCACGCACTACCTGGCCAGCCTGTGGCTGCAGGGCGCCGGTGTGGCGACCGAGAAGGTGCAGTTCGTGGCCGTGGGCAGCGGCGCCGGGGCGGTGGAGGCGCTGCGCCTGTCGCGCGTGCATGCCCTGTGCCATGCCGACCCGGTGCTCACCTTGCTGGAGCAGCGTGCCAGAGTGCGCGTGCTGGCGGACACGCGCTCGCTCACCAGCTCGGCCCAGCTGTACGGCGGCACCATGCCCGGTGGCTGCCTGTTTGCGCCGCAGGGCTTTGCCCAGCGCCGCCCCGGTCAGGCCCAGGCGCTGGCCAACTCCATGGTGCGCGCGCTGCGCTGGCTGCAGACGGCCAGCCCGGCCGACCTGGCCCGCCTGGTGCCCAAGGCCTGGCTGCTGGGCGACCGCAGCGCCTACCTGACAGCCTTCGAGAAAGTGCGCGACACGCTCTCGCCGGACGGGCTCATGCCGGCCGACGGGCCGGCCACGGCGCTGCGGGCCGTGGAGCGCATGCAGCCGCAGGCCACGGCGCCAACGCGCGTGTTGCTGGAGAAGACCTTCAGCGACAGCTGGGCGCGGCGCGCCCGCGAAAAGCTCGAACAGGTGTAG
- a CDS encoding DUF3096 domain-containing protein, with protein sequence MTLNLSIGPLVSLIAGILILIMPRLLNVIVAMYLIVIGVLGLLGMHTLRL encoded by the coding sequence ATGACCCTCAACCTGAGCATCGGCCCTTTGGTGTCGCTCATCGCCGGCATCCTGATCCTGATCATGCCGCGCCTGCTGAACGTCATCGTGGCGATGTACCTGATCGTGATCGGTGTGCTGGGCCTGCTGGGAATGCACACCCTGCGCCTGTGA
- a CDS encoding thioredoxin family protein, whose translation MPYTPTHLQTPPSREDVDQRKGLAVLEFGTPWCGHCQRAQPLVEQLLNGQPQVEHIKVEDGPGRPLGRSYRVKLWPTLVFLKDGQEVARVVRPETAQALDDALAQLTAA comes from the coding sequence ATGCCCTACACGCCCACCCACCTGCAGACACCACCGAGCCGCGAAGACGTGGACCAGCGCAAGGGCCTGGCCGTGCTGGAGTTCGGCACGCCCTGGTGCGGCCACTGCCAGCGCGCCCAGCCCCTGGTCGAGCAGCTGCTGAACGGCCAGCCCCAGGTCGAGCACATCAAGGTGGAGGACGGCCCGGGCCGCCCGCTGGGTCGCAGCTACCGCGTGAAGCTGTGGCCCACGCTGGTCTTTTTGAAGGACGGCCAGGAAGTCGCCCGCGTCGTGCGCCCCGAAACGGCGCAAGCGCTGGACGACGCCCTGGCCCAGCTCACCGCGGCTTAA
- a CDS encoding DUF2889 domain-containing protein, whose translation MPLSAPAPRTARHVRRVTYQGFEREDGLWDIEGELHDSKTHALPSLFVPGGMRPPGDPIHHMRLRVTVDRQLVVQAIESSMEAHPLSGCKAAQQALQTMVGCSMARGWRQAIQTHLGGVAGCTHLRELLFNLATAAFQSVHEAFQGAGDGPPRHLGQCTGWDFAGEGVRMHYPQFHTLTSNAIEK comes from the coding sequence ATGCCCCTGTCCGCCCCCGCTCCCCGCACCGCCCGCCACGTCCGCCGCGTCACCTACCAGGGTTTCGAGCGCGAGGACGGCCTGTGGGACATCGAAGGCGAGCTGCACGACAGCAAGACGCACGCGCTGCCCAGCCTGTTCGTCCCTGGCGGAATGCGCCCGCCGGGCGACCCCATCCACCACATGCGTCTGCGCGTGACGGTGGACCGACAGCTGGTGGTGCAGGCCATCGAGTCGAGCATGGAAGCCCACCCGCTGTCCGGCTGCAAGGCCGCGCAGCAGGCCCTGCAGACCATGGTGGGCTGCAGCATGGCGCGCGGCTGGCGCCAGGCCATCCAGACGCACCTGGGCGGCGTGGCCGGCTGCACGCACCTGCGCGAGCTGCTGTTCAACCTGGCTACCGCGGCCTTCCAGTCGGTGCACGAGGCGTTTCAGGGCGCTGGCGACGGGCCGCCGCGCCACCTGGGCCAGTGCACGGGCTGGGATTTCGCGGGCGAGGGAGTGCGGATGCATTACCCGCAGTTTCATACCCTCACCTCAAACGCTATCGAAAAGTGA
- a CDS encoding type IV pili methyl-accepting chemotaxis transducer N-terminal domain-containing protein → MSLSRSLFPFSRPCALTADRRTVLRAAAGLLLAQTLPLSAQARVAIATAINRTARYRALSQRAAKAYGLLYLQVSPLRSRDVLEAARKQIRAGLVDLDEQGWPPEVARLLGEVRKAAGQLDALLAQAPARDTYLAACRQSDVLLAAADKATQSLEQLAQAPSAKLVNVAGRQRMLSQRLARDYGLMAAGLAGSGARAQMAQDASEFQSALGQLGAAPISTPAIRSALELGQAQWLFFEAALKRQPDARGQEEVATTSERLLEVMDNLTGLYEAALRDVLG, encoded by the coding sequence ATGTCCTTGTCCCGCTCCCTCTTCCCGTTTTCCCGGCCCTGCGCCCTGACCGCTGACCGCCGCACGGTGCTGCGTGCTGCCGCCGGCCTGCTGCTGGCGCAGACCCTGCCGCTGTCGGCGCAGGCGCGCGTGGCCATTGCCACGGCCATCAACCGCACGGCGCGCTACCGGGCGCTGTCGCAGCGGGCGGCCAAGGCCTATGGGCTGCTGTACCTGCAGGTCTCGCCCCTGCGCTCGCGCGACGTGCTGGAGGCGGCGCGCAAGCAGATCCGCGCCGGTCTGGTGGATCTGGACGAACAGGGCTGGCCGCCCGAGGTTGCGCGCCTGCTGGGCGAGGTGCGCAAGGCCGCCGGCCAGCTCGACGCGCTGCTGGCGCAGGCGCCAGCCAGAGATACCTACCTGGCCGCCTGCCGCCAGTCGGACGTGCTGCTGGCCGCGGCGGACAAGGCCACGCAATCGCTGGAGCAGCTGGCCCAGGCGCCTTCGGCCAAGCTGGTCAACGTGGCCGGGCGCCAGCGCATGCTGTCGCAGCGCCTGGCCCGCGACTACGGCCTGATGGCGGCCGGCCTGGCGGGCAGCGGCGCGCGGGCGCAGATGGCGCAGGACGCCAGCGAATTCCAGAGCGCGCTGGGCCAGCTGGGCGCCGCGCCGATCAGCACGCCGGCCATCCGCTCGGCGCTGGAGCTGGGCCAGGCGCAGTGGCTGTTCTTCGAGGCTGCCCTCAAGCGCCAGCCCGACGCACGGGGGCAGGAAGAGGTGGCCACCACCAGCGAGCGCCTGCTGGAAGTCATGGACAACCTCACCGGCCTGTACGAAGCCGCGCTCAGGGACGTGCTGGGCTGA
- the moaA gene encoding GTP 3',8-cyclase MoaA produces the protein MAERVIPIVDQRAAVLAPDSLALAGLPAASGTLLDTRGRPLRDLRISVTDRCNFRCSYCMPKEVFDKHYRYLPHGDLLSFEEITRLARLFLAHGVRKIRLTGGEPLLRKDLERLVAQLSALRTVEGRAPDLTLTTNGSLLARKARALKDAGLSRVTVSLDSLQDEVFRRMNDMDFPVGEVLAGIEAARAAGLAHIKVNMVVKRGTNDHEILPMARHFRGTGITLRFIEYMDVGATNGWRMDEVLPSAQVIERLQAELPLVPLAATSPGETARRWGYAGPDGRHDPALGEVGVISSVTQAFCGDCNRARLSMEGRLYLCLFATQGWDLRSLLRGGAGDAQVEAALAGIWGQRSDRYSELRASLPADTGGAARRIEMSYIGG, from the coding sequence ATGGCTGAACGTGTCATCCCCATCGTGGACCAGCGCGCGGCAGTGCTCGCACCCGACTCGCTGGCCCTGGCCGGCCTGCCTGCGGCCAGCGGCACGCTGCTGGACACGCGTGGCCGGCCGCTGCGCGACCTGCGCATCAGCGTCACCGACCGGTGCAACTTCCGCTGCAGCTACTGCATGCCCAAGGAAGTGTTCGACAAGCACTACCGCTACCTGCCGCACGGCGATCTGCTGAGCTTCGAGGAGATCACGCGCCTGGCGCGGCTGTTCCTGGCCCACGGCGTGCGCAAGATCCGCCTGACGGGCGGCGAGCCGCTGCTGCGCAAGGACCTGGAGCGGCTGGTGGCGCAGCTGTCGGCTTTGCGCACGGTGGAGGGCCGCGCTCCCGACCTGACGCTGACCACCAACGGCTCGCTGCTGGCGCGCAAGGCCCGGGCACTGAAGGACGCCGGCCTGTCGCGCGTCACCGTCAGCCTGGACAGCCTGCAGGACGAGGTGTTTCGCCGCATGAACGACATGGACTTCCCCGTGGGGGAAGTGCTGGCCGGCATCGAGGCGGCCCGCGCGGCGGGCCTCGCGCACATCAAGGTCAACATGGTGGTCAAGCGTGGCACCAACGACCACGAGATCCTTCCCATGGCGCGGCACTTCCGCGGCACGGGCATCACCCTGCGCTTCATTGAATACATGGACGTGGGCGCCACCAACGGCTGGCGCATGGACGAGGTGCTGCCCTCGGCGCAAGTGATCGAGCGCCTGCAGGCCGAGCTGCCGCTGGTGCCGCTGGCCGCCACCTCGCCTGGCGAGACGGCCCGGCGCTGGGGCTATGCCGGCCCCGATGGCCGCCATGACCCCGCCCTGGGCGAGGTGGGCGTCATCAGCAGCGTCACCCAGGCATTTTGCGGCGACTGCAACCGCGCCCGCCTGTCCATGGAAGGGCGGCTGTACCTGTGCCTGTTCGCCACCCAGGGCTGGGACCTGCGCAGCCTGCTGCGCGGCGGCGCCGGCGACGCGCAGGTCGAGGCCGCCCTCGCCGGCATCTGGGGCCAGCGCAGCGACCGCTATTCCGAGCTGCGCGCCAGCCTGCCCGCCGACACCGGCGGGGCCGCGCGCCGCATCGAGATGAGCTATATCGGCGGCTGA
- a CDS encoding class I SAM-dependent methyltransferase yields MSDEIIGLHHWFDTPAGQHLLAWEQARYDELVADLFGFHALQLGLPGVDGLRANRMPHRWLALGGQEGSPAGTPAALLAEPVMLPFAEASLDLVLMPHTLELSVDPHAALREVQRVLVPEGRVVIGGLNPWSLWGFNQKRARLYQRLGAGGRLFLPDVGEFIAPGRLRDWLELLDFELESVSFGCFRPAVASERWLQRYEWMDGLGARWWPVLGAGYVTVAVKRVRGVRLLEPGWRTAGAPLAAQAQVAQQQGIHVSSCD; encoded by the coding sequence ATGAGCGACGAAATTATAGGTTTGCATCACTGGTTCGATACCCCTGCCGGCCAGCACCTGCTGGCCTGGGAGCAGGCGCGCTATGACGAACTGGTGGCCGATCTCTTCGGATTCCACGCCCTGCAGCTGGGCCTGCCTGGCGTGGACGGACTGCGCGCCAACCGCATGCCGCATCGCTGGCTGGCGCTGGGCGGGCAGGAAGGCAGCCCGGCCGGCACACCGGCCGCACTGCTGGCCGAGCCGGTGATGCTGCCCTTTGCCGAGGCCAGCCTGGACCTGGTGCTCATGCCCCATACCCTGGAGCTCAGCGTGGACCCGCACGCCGCCCTGCGCGAGGTGCAGCGCGTGCTGGTGCCCGAGGGTCGCGTGGTCATCGGCGGGCTGAACCCCTGGAGCCTGTGGGGCTTCAACCAAAAGCGCGCGCGTCTGTACCAGCGCCTGGGCGCGGGCGGGCGCCTGTTCCTGCCGGACGTGGGCGAGTTCATCGCCCCGGGCCGGCTGCGCGACTGGCTGGAGCTGCTGGACTTTGAGCTGGAGAGCGTGAGCTTTGGCTGCTTTCGCCCCGCCGTGGCCAGCGAACGGTGGCTGCAGCGCTACGAATGGATGGATGGCCTGGGCGCGCGCTGGTGGCCCGTGCTGGGCGCTGGCTACGTCACTGTGGCCGTCAAGCGCGTGCGCGGCGTGCGGCTGCTGGAGCCCGGCTGGCGCACGGCTGGCGCGCCGCTGGCCGCGCAGGCGCAGGTGGCCCAGCAGCAGGGCATCCATGTTTCTTCCTGTGATTGA